Proteins from one Spirochaetota bacterium genomic window:
- a CDS encoding long-chain fatty acid--CoA ligase, protein MSSEYIGTMIRESVKKFGASVAMRYKENDVWKQITYNELGGLIKEVAKALLEYDVKEGEMVGIFAQNMPQWSIADFGILSVRGVSVPIYATNTAKQAEYIVNDAEIRVLFVGDKVQYDKVTSFIDSSKYLKKVIVFDEKVQLKGAHSVYLKDFLELGKKSTKDSTVEERLGRGSVDDIATLIYTSGTTGDPKGAILTHGNFAHQMRAIDERFSVGVGDRSLCFLPLSHAYERTWSYYVFRTGAENNYVADQKKIVEFMPDVKPTAMVSVPRLYEKIYSTVFDRLKKASPAKVKLFHWALRTGKTYQYKKKNRKFIGPWLAVRHSLADALVLKKIRDVVGGPKNFFSAGGAPLSIDIEEFFFAAGLLVCQGYGLTESSPMISCNAPGAFKFGTVGRPIKDCEVKIDDTGEILARGGNIMKGYYKKPEATADTLVNGWLKTGDVGIIDEDGFLKITDRIKDLIITSQGKNIAPQHIETLVGMDHYIEQIATIGDKRKYVTALIVPSFVALEQWAKENNISFSSREDLVKHPDVIKFYEKRIADQSKELANYEKIKRFTLMATEFTQDGGELTPTLKIKRKVVGEKYKELIDSMYADAGVAGD, encoded by the coding sequence ATGAGCAGCGAATATATTGGTACAATGATACGCGAAAGCGTAAAAAAGTTCGGCGCGTCGGTTGCCATGCGTTACAAGGAAAATGATGTATGGAAGCAAATTACCTATAATGAATTGGGCGGATTGATAAAGGAAGTCGCCAAAGCCCTTCTTGAGTATGATGTGAAGGAAGGCGAAATGGTGGGGATCTTCGCCCAGAATATGCCCCAATGGTCTATCGCCGATTTTGGGATTCTTTCTGTCCGGGGAGTGTCGGTGCCTATCTATGCCACCAATACGGCAAAACAGGCGGAATATATCGTCAATGACGCTGAGATCCGGGTATTGTTCGTCGGCGACAAGGTCCAGTATGATAAAGTAACATCATTCATTGATTCATCCAAGTATCTAAAGAAGGTCATTGTTTTTGATGAAAAGGTCCAGCTCAAGGGCGCCCATTCTGTATATCTTAAGGATTTCCTTGAGCTTGGTAAAAAATCGACGAAGGACTCCACCGTTGAAGAGAGACTGGGACGGGGTTCCGTCGATGATATCGCGACCCTGATATACACATCGGGGACCACCGGCGATCCCAAGGGCGCGATCCTCACCCATGGCAATTTTGCCCACCAGATGCGCGCCATTGACGAGCGCTTCTCGGTCGGCGTCGGCGACCGGAGCCTCTGCTTCCTGCCGTTGAGCCACGCCTACGAGCGGACATGGTCATATTACGTGTTCCGGACCGGCGCGGAGAACAATTATGTTGCCGATCAGAAGAAGATCGTGGAATTCATGCCTGATGTGAAACCCACGGCAATGGTCAGCGTGCCGCGGTTATACGAAAAAATATATTCGACAGTTTTTGACAGGCTGAAAAAAGCCTCTCCCGCCAAGGTCAAGCTCTTCCACTGGGCCCTGCGTACCGGGAAGACCTACCAGTACAAAAAGAAAAACAGGAAATTCATCGGCCCCTGGCTCGCGGTGCGGCACTCCCTGGCCGATGCCCTTGTACTGAAAAAGATCCGCGATGTCGTGGGCGGCCCGAAGAATTTCTTCTCCGCCGGCGGCGCGCCTCTATCGATAGATATCGAGGAGTTCTTTTTTGCCGCCGGTCTCCTGGTATGCCAGGGATACGGCCTTACCGAATCATCGCCCATGATCTCATGCAACGCGCCGGGGGCCTTTAAATTCGGCACCGTGGGCAGGCCCATCAAGGACTGCGAAGTGAAGATCGATGATACGGGCGAAATCCTTGCTCGCGGCGGCAACATCATGAAGGGATATTACAAGAAGCCCGAGGCCACGGCGGATACCCTCGTCAACGGATGGCTCAAGACCGGCGATGTGGGCATCATCGACGAAGACGGATTTTTGAAAATCACCGACCGGATCAAGGACCTCATCATAACATCGCAGGGCAAGAACATCGCGCCCCAGCATATTGAGACCCTGGTGGGCATGGATCACTATATAGAACAGATCGCCACCATCGGCGACAAGCGGAAATATGTTACGGCCTTAATCGTACCGTCCTTTGTGGCCCTGGAACAGTGGGCGAAGGAAAACAACATATCCTTCAGCTCCCGCGAGGACCTGGTGAAGCATCCCGACGTCATCAAGTTCTATGAAAAACGGATTGCCGACCAGTCGAAGGAGCTGGCCAATTATGAGAAGATCAAGCGCTTCACCCTCATGGCGACTGAATTCACCCAGGACGGGGGCGAGCTGACGCCGACCCTCAAGATCAAGAGAAAAGTGGTCGGCGAGAAATACAAAGAACTTATCGACTCGATGTATGCTGATGCCGGAGTGGCCGGCGACTAA
- a CDS encoding cyclic nucleotide-binding domain-containing protein produces MTWEKIVLALIPVPVFYLIYFRYFTFKPEYLKHIECFFSGIAFALLIILASPHLFQGLDISNPLFEGFVEAAAIEKIGAFLIIILLHYYYPNFSVMESILSSMMFGIGFSAVENVSYAMNFGLSVIAVRILFSVPLHLTTCGIMGYYLGLRKMSETRINRIYYSLLSLGIPIILHGSFDTFILAGGYISYLTSPLLIFLVIILEILMAQSQTLLPLDLIKAMSLRFEDWHVIMHQPSYERWILQSMGTPDRQPENFFQWQPGLIRFIFVIVFMISAIIGLALRTEFVGLVSLQIPQQDQVIMLGIFPFSISLILILVGAVNPNFFKNSKIKIPIISDVEVTANGEFEEILITYDITQASCFLRTAEPYGIGIRKMIRFECPAFKSGEMEGVIVWENHANPHAPRGSVIRLLDPPGNFYFPFLVRYNIFRVFKGIVFNLKLPGFESIRKLFMRPISTMQDISIMPAGTIIYNEGDKATEFYLLKKGTIIFYKTKESGEIITIDTVDDEQLFGEMAVIGKSVRAETARCVTDCVIAVADRENLNALVRNNTEFTINLLETLANRARMSEKVLFENIRNLEKKEFNHVQLARSALLLILLGTGSNTVGSTVDVSVDLNAIAGSLDDVNDDTVLEILAQFMKKGASGSIDLELSPSAEAFAVRILERFRMKLKIRRR; encoded by the coding sequence ATGACCTGGGAAAAGATAGTACTTGCGCTGATACCGGTTCCAGTCTTTTACTTAATCTATTTCAGATACTTCACGTTCAAGCCGGAATACCTCAAGCACATTGAATGCTTTTTTTCCGGGATCGCCTTCGCCCTGCTCATCATCCTCGCGTCGCCGCACCTGTTCCAGGGCCTCGATATCAGCAATCCCCTGTTTGAAGGCTTCGTGGAAGCGGCCGCCATAGAGAAAATCGGCGCCTTCCTTATCATCATCCTCCTGCACTATTATTATCCCAACTTCAGCGTCATGGAATCGATCCTGTCCTCCATGATGTTCGGCATCGGTTTTTCCGCCGTTGAAAACGTATCCTACGCCATGAATTTCGGATTATCGGTCATCGCGGTGCGTATTCTCTTTTCCGTGCCGCTTCACCTGACCACCTGCGGGATCATGGGCTACTACCTGGGCCTCCGGAAAATGAGCGAGACCAGGATAAACCGAATTTACTATTCCCTGCTCTCCCTGGGGATCCCCATTATCCTCCACGGCTCGTTTGACACCTTCATTCTCGCGGGCGGATATATATCATACCTGACCTCGCCCCTGCTGATCTTCCTGGTCATCATACTGGAGATCCTCATGGCGCAGTCACAGACACTGCTCCCCCTTGACCTGATCAAGGCGATGAGCCTTCGTTTCGAAGACTGGCATGTCATCATGCATCAGCCTTCATACGAGCGGTGGATACTCCAGTCCATGGGCACGCCCGACCGGCAGCCTGAAAACTTCTTCCAGTGGCAGCCCGGACTGATACGATTCATATTCGTCATCGTATTCATGATCAGTGCCATCATCGGCCTCGCATTACGGACCGAATTCGTCGGCCTGGTGAGCCTGCAGATACCGCAGCAGGATCAGGTCATCATGCTCGGCATCTTCCCCTTCTCCATAAGCCTGATCCTCATCCTGGTCGGGGCGGTTAACCCCAATTTTTTCAAAAACAGCAAGATAAAGATACCGATCATATCCGACGTGGAGGTCACCGCGAACGGCGAGTTCGAGGAAATACTGATCACCTACGACATCACCCAGGCCAGCTGCTTCCTCAGGACGGCCGAGCCCTACGGCATCGGGATTCGGAAAATGATCCGCTTCGAGTGCCCCGCCTTCAAGTCAGGCGAGATGGAGGGCGTTATCGTGTGGGAGAATCACGCCAATCCCCATGCGCCGCGCGGCTCCGTCATACGGCTCCTCGATCCTCCGGGGAATTTCTATTTCCCCTTTCTGGTGCGCTACAACATCTTCCGCGTCTTCAAGGGAATCGTCTTCAACCTCAAGCTGCCTGGATTCGAATCGATCCGGAAGCTGTTCATGCGGCCCATATCGACCATGCAGGACATCAGCATCATGCCGGCCGGCACCATCATCTACAACGAAGGCGACAAGGCCACTGAATTCTACCTGCTTAAAAAGGGCACCATCATCTTCTACAAGACAAAGGAAAGCGGCGAGATCATCACCATCGATACCGTCGACGACGAGCAGCTCTTCGGCGAGATGGCGGTCATCGGGAAAAGCGTCAGGGCCGAAACGGCCCGCTGCGTAACCGACTGCGTCATCGCCGTCGCCGATCGGGAAAACCTGAACGCCCTGGTCCGGAACAACACCGAGTTCACCATCAACCTGCTGGAAACCCTGGCCAACCGGGCCCGGATGTCCGAGAAGGTCCTCTTCGAGAATATCCGCAACCTGGAGAAAAAAGAATTCAACCACGTCCAGCTGGCCCGTTCGGCGCTTCTGCTCATTCTCCTGGGAACGGGCAGCAATACCGTGGGATCAACGGTCGATGTTTCAGTCGACTTGAATGCCATCGCCGGCTCCCTCGATGACGTCAATGATGACACGGTGCTGGAAATCCTTGCGCAATTCATGAAAAAAGGCGCCTCCGGGTCCATTGACCTGGAGCTATCGCCGTCGGCTGAGGCCTTCGCGGTACGGATCCTTGAGCGATTCAGGATGAAGCTGAAGATAAGAAGGCGGTGA
- a CDS encoding DUF2914 domain-containing protein, with the protein MIKRTFQYYTEGIPPRSDYPDGFQGTIRYLRSIFDIWPMGIQRIMKLQPIFSLVTSLIVILLFKKGFEYVPIIIVSVIFAFFYITFRLYLAKPKAGILTSLWDTALIFIINNMLLFVLPFYFESMTFPSRNILFAPVIVGLAVIAGWFQLYQSLVARHPLRSSLFYALTFFCVLNFLFPILMGMRNIWSLLISGGIAALAVIVFVYPHIDMLKSVKNTLVYLLGIILSLALLWLGRGLIPPSPLKLTKATACINIENYRPWNPFNRAKAAQTPEVYFYSSIFAPRGLSEKINHVWYHNSRKLLTISLSEIKGGRKEGFGTWSRRAILEGQGIYTVEVWTDGGQLLGTGEFILY; encoded by the coding sequence ATGATAAAACGAACCTTTCAATATTACACAGAAGGTATTCCTCCACGGAGCGACTACCCCGACGGATTTCAGGGAACGATCCGGTATCTGCGCTCCATCTTCGACATCTGGCCCATGGGAATCCAGCGTATCATGAAACTTCAGCCCATCTTCTCCCTTGTAACGAGCCTTATTGTAATACTGCTCTTTAAAAAGGGATTCGAATATGTTCCCATTATAATAGTTTCCGTCATCTTCGCATTTTTCTACATCACCTTCCGCCTATACCTGGCAAAGCCAAAGGCAGGCATATTAACTTCCCTCTGGGATACGGCCCTGATATTTATCATCAACAACATGCTCCTTTTCGTACTTCCGTTTTATTTTGAATCCATGACTTTTCCATCACGCAATATACTATTCGCCCCGGTAATCGTAGGCCTTGCTGTCATCGCCGGATGGTTTCAACTCTACCAGAGTCTCGTGGCGCGTCATCCCTTACGAAGCTCCCTGTTCTACGCGCTCACGTTCTTTTGCGTACTGAACTTTCTCTTTCCCATACTCATGGGAATGAGGAACATCTGGAGCCTGCTTATATCCGGCGGCATCGCCGCACTGGCAGTAATTGTATTTGTTTATCCCCACATTGATATGCTGAAGAGCGTAAAGAACACTCTGGTATATCTCCTTGGCATAATTCTTAGCCTCGCCCTGTTATGGCTGGGAAGAGGCCTGATTCCTCCCTCACCCCTGAAACTCACGAAAGCAACGGCGTGCATCAACATTGAGAATTACAGGCCATGGAATCCCTTCAACAGGGCAAAGGCCGCTCAAACACCGGAGGTTTATTTCTACTCATCAATCTTTGCGCCCCGCGGCCTCAGTGAAAAAATAAACCATGTATGGTACCACAACAGCCGAAAGCTCCTGACCATTTCCTTGAGTGAAATCAAGGGAGGAAGAAAGGAAGGATTCGGGACGTGGTCCCGTCGAGCAATTCTCGAGGGCCAGGGGATATACACGGTGGAGGTCTGGACCGACGGCGGCCAGCTCCTGGGAACGGGAGAGTTTATCCTGTATTAA
- the hrpB gene encoding ATP-dependent helicase HrpB — translation MVPNDMQTLPIYSHLGKIADSLARDGTLQLHAETGAGKTTLVPWRLLSHPAFSSTKILLLQPRRIAARAAADRIADLLGEKVGHTVGLRTRTETVTGAGVRLEVVTEGVLTRIMQNDQSLEGYGTLIFDEFHERNLQADLALALAWDCRDTLRPDLRILFMSATLPTGNIRSVFGDINLVSVPGRTHPVRVLYRPPRSGEKPWAGAARLAAEAQELLDAKGGCDTLVFLPGFREINRARETLDRDYPNLGADIVTLHGQLPPEEQRRVLNPWPGGQSRIILSTNVAETSLTIPGVRAVVDCGLERRVRYLPRTGMDHWDTAPISNASAEQRKGRAGRLGPGLCLRWWSESDRRDEFSPPEISESDLAPLVLETALWGASPFDLKWLTTPPRAAVERAQSLLLMLGLIDTNNRITDTGRGAAAMGLHPRLGRMVLEAKTRGWLGTAAVAAAILEEGDPLGGEDPDFRDRISAWSAWSRGERRALPEGAARHIADEVRRILRMTGSEQQGTHGADIDVELAGKLLLLAYPDRAAQKTAGGAVSRWLLASGRGARLNGSLGDADFLAAAELDGGETDARIFLAAPITIGDLESGMAGQLTTEHRVEWDGWTPRLRTMTRVGNLILKGRKGKTASADEIAPIIIERITKEGFDCLPWHEQSRRFCARIQFVQKYGCQSKWPDFQTKALETEVDTWLIPLGDYSGGPIFTEKILLEALKNRLGWENLHQLDTLAPEQITLPSGSRKNIDYESGDIPIIAARIQEFFGSKDTPKLCGEPLLLHLLSPAQRPIQITRDLDGFWDRSYPDVKKELKGRYPRHYWPDNPREAEPTNRAKPKKR, via the coding sequence ATGGTTCCGAATGATATGCAGACCCTGCCGATTTATTCCCACCTCGGCAAAATAGCGGATTCACTGGCCCGTGACGGCACGCTCCAGCTTCACGCCGAGACCGGCGCGGGCAAGACGACCCTGGTGCCGTGGCGGCTCCTGTCGCATCCGGCTTTCAGCAGCACAAAGATATTGCTGCTCCAGCCCCGGCGGATCGCGGCGCGGGCCGCGGCGGACCGCATCGCCGACCTTCTCGGCGAGAAAGTCGGGCACACCGTGGGCCTGCGCACCAGGACCGAGACCGTGACCGGCGCGGGAGTCCGCCTTGAAGTGGTCACCGAGGGGGTGCTGACGCGCATCATGCAGAATGACCAGTCCCTTGAAGGATACGGGACGCTGATCTTCGACGAGTTCCACGAGCGGAACCTCCAGGCGGACCTGGCCCTGGCCCTCGCCTGGGACTGCCGGGATACTCTACGGCCCGACCTGAGGATCCTCTTCATGTCCGCCACCCTTCCCACAGGAAATATCCGCTCCGTCTTCGGCGATATCAACCTTGTTTCAGTGCCGGGCCGGACCCATCCGGTACGCGTCCTGTACCGGCCGCCGCGGTCCGGCGAGAAGCCGTGGGCGGGGGCCGCGCGGCTGGCAGCTGAGGCGCAGGAGCTCCTTGATGCCAAAGGCGGCTGCGACACACTGGTGTTCCTCCCCGGGTTCAGGGAAATCAATCGCGCCAGGGAAACCTTAGACAGGGATTATCCGAACCTGGGCGCTGATATTGTCACGCTTCACGGACAGCTTCCTCCGGAGGAGCAGCGCAGGGTGCTGAACCCCTGGCCGGGGGGTCAGAGCAGGATCATCCTTTCAACCAACGTGGCTGAGACGAGCCTGACCATTCCGGGGGTGCGCGCCGTGGTTGACTGCGGCCTGGAGCGGAGGGTCCGGTATCTGCCCCGCACCGGCATGGACCACTGGGACACGGCGCCCATCAGCAACGCATCGGCGGAACAGCGCAAGGGAAGGGCCGGAAGGCTTGGGCCTGGCCTCTGCCTGCGATGGTGGAGTGAATCCGACAGGCGGGATGAATTCTCGCCCCCGGAAATAAGCGAATCGGACCTGGCACCCCTGGTGCTAGAGACCGCCCTGTGGGGTGCCTCGCCCTTTGACCTGAAATGGCTCACAACCCCGCCGCGGGCCGCGGTGGAACGGGCACAATCACTTCTTCTCATGCTTGGTCTTATCGATACCAATAATCGGATTACAGATACCGGACGTGGCGCCGCAGCCATGGGCCTTCATCCCCGCCTCGGGCGCATGGTACTGGAGGCAAAGACGAGGGGCTGGCTTGGCACCGCAGCAGTTGCCGCCGCCATCCTTGAGGAAGGCGATCCGCTTGGCGGAGAGGATCCGGATTTCCGCGACAGGATTTCAGCCTGGTCCGCATGGAGCCGGGGGGAACGCCGAGCCCTGCCCGAGGGCGCGGCCCGGCACATCGCCGATGAAGTCAGGCGGATTCTCCGCATGACGGGGTCAGAGCAGCAGGGAACCCATGGCGCGGATATTGATGTCGAACTTGCGGGAAAACTGCTCCTTCTGGCCTACCCGGATCGCGCGGCGCAGAAAACCGCCGGAGGCGCAGTCTCACGATGGCTCCTGGCCTCCGGGCGTGGAGCGCGGCTCAATGGCAGCCTGGGGGATGCGGATTTTCTGGCTGCTGCCGAGCTGGACGGCGGTGAAACTGACGCACGCATATTTCTGGCGGCACCGATAACTATCGGTGACCTTGAAAGCGGCATGGCCGGGCAGCTTACGACAGAGCATCGTGTTGAATGGGACGGGTGGACACCGCGATTACGGACAATGACACGTGTGGGAAATCTTATTCTTAAAGGAAGAAAAGGGAAAACAGCATCAGCCGATGAGATAGCTCCTATTATCATTGAACGGATTACTAAAGAAGGATTTGACTGCCTGCCATGGCACGAACAATCAAGGCGTTTTTGTGCAAGAATTCAGTTTGTACAGAAATATGGATGTCAGAGTAAATGGCCTGATTTTCAAACCAAAGCGCTGGAGACTGAAGTCGATACATGGCTCATTCCGTTGGGAGACTATTCCGGCGGTCCCATATTTACGGAAAAAATACTCCTTGAAGCATTGAAAAACCGCTTGGGGTGGGAGAATCTTCATCAGCTTGACACTCTGGCACCGGAGCAGATAACACTTCCATCGGGAAGCCGTAAAAATATTGATTACGAATCAGGTGATATCCCAATAATAGCAGCAAGGATTCAAGAATTTTTTGGCTCAAAGGATACCCCGAAATTATGCGGAGAACCATTGCTTCTGCATTTACTGTCCCCTGCCCAAAGACCCATTCAGATCACCCGTGATCTTGATGGATTCTGGGACCGTTCATATCCAGATGTAAAAAAAGAGCTAAAAGGGCGGTATCCCCGTCATTACTGGCCTGATAATCCGCGCGAAGCGGAGCCCACGAACAGGGCGAAACCTAAAAAGAGATGA
- a CDS encoding STAS domain-containing protein, whose product MKIKINQTSDIIKIGIEGNLESTTLKPFNDKVANIPSFDKNVEVDLALVDYIDSSGIRTLLTLKKKLNEIDKNLTIVNCSDNVKRILQLSSLQGIL is encoded by the coding sequence ATGAAAATTAAGATAAACCAGACCAGCGACATAATAAAAATAGGAATCGAGGGTAATCTTGAATCGACGACCCTGAAGCCTTTCAATGATAAGGTAGCCAATATTCCAAGCTTTGACAAGAATGTGGAAGTGGATCTTGCCCTTGTGGATTATATCGATTCCTCAGGCATACGCACCCTCTTAACGCTGAAGAAGAAGCTCAACGAGATCGACAAAAACCTTACAATCGTCAACTGCTCGGACAACGTAAAACGGATACTTCAACTTTCCTCGCTCCAGGGAATACTGTGA
- a CDS encoding acetate--CoA ligase family protein, translating into MDKLFYPQSLAIMGLSSKPNNIPKLVLENLIRWGYKGRILGVNPRSDDKEVNGIRMYKTVSDLPITPDLVFALVPSRLIPDLVDECGLKGTRWMAIPSGGFNELSQEGQNLADLLMEKARKHGIRFVGPNGLTVANTANGLCLPFIPSFPPPKGGLSIIAQSGGVGIMLWNFMTDENFGMAKFASIGNKLDLDEVDFLEYFGRDPETKIIAMYLESIPRGKELLAAAEKIDKPIMILKSNTTTAGRRAAMSHTAALSNDDEIIDAAFERAGIIRISNFYEFISVAKAFDLPPMRGNRLMMMSPAGGITVMMADLCEKIGFRFADPGREFYEGLKGFSNAGVINFSNPLDMGDIYDPNLYTKIFYEVMHNDNIDGAVFVSQWPHMPRGGDVFYKMFHTDLSKETTGTMLSSGKPLGACIFGLSSTISTMKKNINFPIFDGFEEMMIALKKQCDFHMRQERKPVESRLPGKINEAAADRWIKDHPGDTGEDTLELLSHFGIAVAESAVARDADDALSLAKQFGYPIVMKVVSPDALHKSEAGGVLVGVADDEAVARGFNSIRRNLEAYTKNARLEGVRIMKMASDGYEMFIGGKQDASFGPVVFFGYGGIYIEVFKDVKLLLCPTGREEISEKVRQLKSYHILRGARGKQAADIGAFVDMIMGVSHLLARYPQIRELDANPVRLLGDGSGAMALDARIRIE; encoded by the coding sequence ATGGATAAGCTCTTTTATCCCCAATCGCTCGCCATTATGGGGCTCTCGTCAAAGCCGAACAACATCCCAAAGCTGGTTCTTGAAAACCTTATCAGATGGGGATACAAGGGAAGGATCCTGGGCGTTAACCCGCGGTCCGACGACAAGGAGGTCAATGGCATACGGATGTACAAGACCGTCAGCGACCTTCCTATAACGCCGGACCTTGTCTTCGCGCTGGTGCCCTCCAGACTGATCCCAGATCTCGTGGACGAGTGCGGCCTGAAGGGGACCCGGTGGATGGCGATCCCTTCCGGGGGATTCAATGAATTGAGCCAGGAAGGGCAGAACCTGGCCGACCTCCTGATGGAAAAAGCCCGGAAGCACGGCATTCGCTTCGTCGGCCCCAACGGCCTCACCGTGGCCAACACCGCCAACGGCCTCTGCCTGCCCTTCATCCCGTCATTTCCGCCGCCCAAGGGAGGCCTTTCGATAATCGCCCAGAGCGGCGGCGTGGGCATCATGCTCTGGAACTTCATGACCGACGAGAACTTTGGCATGGCGAAATTCGCCAGCATCGGCAACAAGCTCGACCTGGACGAGGTCGATTTCCTGGAATACTTCGGCCGCGATCCGGAAACGAAAATCATCGCCATGTACCTGGAGAGCATCCCCCGGGGCAAGGAACTCCTGGCGGCGGCCGAAAAGATCGACAAGCCCATCATGATACTCAAGTCGAACACCACCACCGCCGGACGCCGGGCCGCCATGAGTCACACCGCGGCGCTTTCCAACGACGACGAGATCATCGACGCCGCCTTCGAGCGGGCCGGCATTATCCGCATATCGAATTTCTACGAATTCATCAGCGTGGCAAAGGCCTTCGACCTGCCGCCCATGCGGGGAAACCGCCTGATGATGATGAGCCCGGCCGGGGGCATCACCGTCATGATGGCGGACCTGTGCGAGAAGATAGGCTTCCGCTTCGCGGACCCTGGCAGGGAATTCTACGAGGGCCTCAAGGGCTTCTCCAACGCCGGCGTCATCAACTTCTCCAATCCCCTTGACATGGGTGACATCTACGACCCGAACCTCTACACCAAGATTTTTTACGAGGTGATGCATAATGACAACATCGACGGCGCCGTGTTCGTGAGCCAGTGGCCCCACATGCCCCGCGGCGGGGACGTCTTTTACAAGATGTTCCACACCGACCTGTCCAAGGAAACCACGGGCACCATGCTTTCCTCCGGGAAGCCCCTGGGGGCGTGCATTTTCGGCCTTTCATCGACGATATCCACAATGAAGAAGAACATCAACTTCCCCATCTTCGACGGATTCGAGGAGATGATGATTGCGCTGAAAAAGCAGTGCGATTTCCACATGAGGCAGGAGCGGAAGCCCGTTGAATCGCGGCTCCCCGGCAAAATCAATGAAGCAGCGGCGGATCGCTGGATCAAGGACCATCCCGGCGACACCGGCGAGGACACTCTGGAGCTTCTTTCGCATTTCGGCATAGCCGTTGCGGAATCAGCGGTGGCCCGGGACGCCGACGACGCCCTCTCCCTGGCGAAACAGTTCGGCTACCCAATCGTCATGAAGGTGGTCTCGCCGGACGCATTGCATAAATCGGAGGCCGGCGGCGTCCTGGTCGGCGTAGCCGATGATGAAGCCGTGGCTCGGGGATTCAACTCGATACGCCGGAACCTGGAGGCGTACACAAAAAACGCTCGACTCGAAGGTGTCAGGATCATGAAGATGGCTTCTGATGGATATGAAATGTTCATCGGAGGCAAGCAGGACGCGTCCTTCGGCCCGGTCGTCTTTTTCGGATACGGCGGCATCTATATTGAAGTATTCAAGGACGTAAAACTTCTCCTCTGCCCGACCGGCCGCGAAGAAATATCGGAAAAGGTCAGGCAGCTCAAATCATACCACATCCTCCGGGGCGCCCGGGGGAAACAGGCCGCCGACATCGGCGCTTTCGTGGACATGATCATGGGAGTATCCCACCTCCTGGCCAGGTACCCGCAGATCAGGGAGCTGGATGCGAACCCGGTGCGGCTTCTCGGCGACGGTTCGGGGGCGATGGCCCTGGACGCGCGTATACGGATAGAATAA